In a genomic window of Oncorhynchus keta strain PuntledgeMale-10-30-2019 chromosome 28, Oket_V2, whole genome shotgun sequence:
- the spag6 gene encoding sperm-associated antigen 6 — MSQRQVLQVFEQYQKSRTQFVQTIAELATRPQNIETLQNAGVMSLLRPLLLDVVPTIQQTTALALGRLANYNDDLAEAVVKGDILPQLVYSLTEQNRFYKKAAAFVLRAVAKHSPALAQAVVDCGALDALVISLEEFDPGVKEAAAWALGYIARHNAHLSQAVVDAGAVPLLVLCIQEPEVALKRIAASALSDIAKHSPELAQTVVDTGAIAHLAQMVLNPDAKLKRQVFSALSQISKHSVDLAEMVVEAEIFPAVLACLRDPDEYVRKNVTTLMREITKHTPELSLMIVNAGGVAAVIDYLGDSRGNVRLPGIMMLGYVAAHSENLAMAVIVSKGVPQLAICLSEEPEEHIKAATAWAFGQIGRHTPEHARAVSTANVLPKLLALYMDTDSSEDLQVKAKKALKSILQKCTYLPALEPLLYEAPSNILKHVVCQFSKVLPHDSKARRLFVTSGGLKKVQEIKADPGSALQEYINSINNCYPEEIVRYYSPGYSETLLARVEKYQPV, encoded by the exons ATGAGTCAACGACAGGTTTTACAAG TGTTTGAGCAGTATCAGAAATCAAGGACACAGTTTGTGCAGACTATTGCTGAGCTTGCCACAAGACCACAAAACATTGAAACTTTACAAAATGCTG GTGTGATGTCCCTGCTGAGGCCTTTACTGCTAGATGTGGTTCCTACCATCCAGCAGACAACTGCTCTGGCTCTAGGACGACTGGCCAACTACAATGACGACCTGGCAGAGGCCGTCGTCAAGGGAGACATCCTCCCACAGCTCGTCTACTCCCTGACCGAGCAGAac aggttCTATAAGAAGGCAGCAGCGTTTGTCCTGCGTGCGGTGGCCAAGCACAGCCCTGCTTTGGCCCAGGCCGTGGTGGACTGTGGAGCGCTGGACGCTCTGGTCATCTCTCTGGAAGAGTTTGACCCTGGGGTCAAGGAGGCTGCTGCTTGGGCTCTGGGATACATTGCACGCCACAATGCAC ACCTGTCTCAGGCGGTAGTGGATGCGGGGGCCGTTCCTCTGCTGGTGCTGTGTATCCAGGAACCAGAGGTGGCCCTGAAACGCATCGCTGCCTCGGCCCTTAGCGACATTGCCAAGCACTCCCCTGAGCTGGCTCAGACTGTGGTCGACACCGGCGCCATCGCACACCTGGCCCAGATGGTCCTCAACCCTGATGCCAAACTGAAG AGGCAGGTGTTCTCTGCCCTGAGTCAGATCAGTAAGCATTCGGTGGACCTGGCTGAGATGGTGGTGGAGGCAGAGATCTTCCCTGCTGTCCTGGCCTGCCTCCGAGACCCAGATGAGTACGTCAGGAAGAATGTTACCACACTGATGAGAGAGATCACCAAACACACacctgag cTGTCTCTGATGATCGTGAATGCGGGTGGTGTGGCGGCGGTGATTGACTACCTGGGTGATAGCCGTGGTAACGTGCGGTTACCTGGGATCATGATGCTTGGATATGTGGCCGCTCACTCTGAAAACCTTGCCATGGCCGTCATCGtgtctaag GGGGTGCCCCAGCTggccatctgtctgtctgaggagcCAGAGGAGCACATCAAGGCGGCCACAGCGTGGGCGTTTGGCCAGATCGGCCGCCACACCCCGGAGCATGCTAGGGCCGTGTCCACAGCTAACGTCCTGCCCAAGCTGCTGGCCCTCTACATGGACACGGACAGCTCAGAGGACCTGCAGGTCAAG GCTAAGAAGGCTCTGAAGAGCATCCTACAGAAGTGCACCTACCTGCCTGCTCTGGAGCCCCTGCTCTACGAAGCTCCCAGCAACATCCTGAAACATGTTGTCTGCCAGTTCAGCAAG gtGCTGCCCCATGACAGCAAGGCTCGTCGTCTGTTTGTAACCAGCGGAGGCCTGAAGAAGGTTCAGGAAATTAAGGCTGATCCTGGATCTGCCCTGCAGGAGTACATCAACTCTATCAACAACTGTTACCCCGAGGAGAtagtcag GTACTACTCCCCTGGCTACTCAGAGACACTGCTGGCGCGGGTAGAGAAGTACCAGCCTGTTTGA